From Camelina sativa cultivar DH55 chromosome 7, Cs, whole genome shotgun sequence, one genomic window encodes:
- the LOC104704845 gene encoding toll/interleukin-1 receptor-like protein has product MDSSSSPRVVKQYQVFLSFRGEDTRRTIVSFLHKALVDRGINTFKDDKTLEIGSSISDEIKEAIHNSKIAVVVISENYASSTWCLNELQMILDLHKKQQLTAVPIFYDVAPSDVGHQRGTFALERYKCSKIMLLFSSEKRKFAEKIQKWREALTEIAGISGTDSKTW; this is encoded by the coding sequence ATGGATTCATCCTCTTCACCTCGAGTCGTGAAGCAGTACCAAGTGTTCCTCAGCTTCCGAGGAGAAGACACTCGCAGGACCATTGTCAGCTTCTTGCACAAAGCACTTGTTGACCGGGGAATTAATACCTTCAAAGATGATAAAACGCTTGAGATTGGCAGCTCCATTTCAGACGAAATCAAAGAAGCTATACATAATTCAAAGATCGCGGTTGTGGTTATCTCGGAGAACTATGCTTCTTCAACTTGGTGTCTGAACGAGCTCCAAATGATATTGGATCTTCACAAGAAACAGCAGCTCACTGCAGTCCCAATCTTTTACGATGTCGCTCCCTCTGACGTTGGGCATCAGAGAGGAACCTTCGCCTTAGAAAGGTACAAATGCTCAAAAATCATGCTGTTGTTTTCCAGCGAGAAGAGAAAATTTgcggagaagattcagaaatGGAGAGAAGCTCTAACCGAAATTGCAGGAATATCAGGCACGGACTCCAAAACTTGGTGA
- the LOC109125656 gene encoding putative disease resistance protein At4g11170, whose amino-acid sequence MIEDIVGRVSRHFFSMETLKFSDTVGMNCHMEELNFVMDTEGLIGIWGMGGIGKTTIAKCLYKEHSHRFAYHCFIENIKSSAEKGLIHLQEKLLSNILGKGHEKLWSVEQGCLYIKSRLGNRKVLLILDDVDNLDQLHVLAKETSWFGPGSRIIITTRDKGLLFSSGVRCVYCVDILGKNDAIQVFKQAAFEGGEAPSDDYEQLSIRASSLAQGLPSALKAFGTYLRRMTSIEDWEKALERLKKVPHQRVMEILRTSYMGLDGRHQAVFLHVACLFNGDSVRRVTSLLDDGELEIKALTEKSLIDISADGCIKMHVLIEQAGKEFVREESDSMPWRQKVLWEQEQIISVLQNNTVRKGS is encoded by the coding sequence ATGATTGAAGATATTGTTGGACGTGTTTcaagacattttttttctatggaGACATTAAAATTCAGTGACACTGTTGGAATGAACTGCCATATGGAAGAACTCAATTTTGTGATGGATACAGAGGGTCTGATAGGTATCTGGGGAATGGGAGGCATAGGAAAAACCACCATTGCCAAATGTCTCTATAAGGAACATTCGCATCGCTTTGCATATCATTGTTTCATAGAGAACATTAAGAGTTCCGCAGAGAAGGGCCTCATACATTTACAAGAAAAGCTTCTTTCGAATATCCTGGGCAAAGGACATGAGAAGCTTTGGAGTGTAGAGCAGGGATGCCTCTATATTAAATCGAGGCTTGGAAACCGTAAAGTTCTCCTTATCCTTGATGACGTCGACAATTTAGACCAGCTGCATGTCCTGGCAAAAGAGACTAGTTGGTTTGGACCAGGGAGCCGAATCATCATAACCACAAGAGACAAGGGATTGTTATTCTCCAGTGGAGTCAGATGTGTATACTGCGTTGACATTTTGGGCAAAAATGACGCAATCCAAGTCTTTAAACAGGCTGCTTTTGAAGGAGGAGAAGCTCCTTCTGATGATTATGAACAACTGTCAATCCGTGCTTCTAGCCTTGCACAAGGTCTTCCTTCCGCCCTTAAAGCTTTTGGCACATATCTCCGTCGAATGACCTCTATAGAGGACTGGGAAAAGGCATTAGAAAGACTCAAAAAAGTTCCTCACCAGAGAGTCATGGAGATTCTGAGAACCAGCTATATGGGGTTAGATGGAAGACATCAGGCTGTTTTCCTTCATGTCGCATGCCTCTTCAATGGAGACTCAGTCCGCCGTGTAACTTCACTTCTAGATGATGGTGAATTAGAGATAAAAGCTTTAACAGAGAAGTCCCTCATCGACATATCAGCCGATGGGTGTATCAAGATGCATGTCTTGATAGAACAAGCGGGAAAAGAATTTGTGCGCGAAGAATCAGACTCCATGCCTTGGAGGCAAAAAGTTCTATGGGAACAGGAGCAAATTATTTCTGTGCTGCAAAACAACACGGTAAGGAAGGGTTCATAA